CGGCCGAgagattgccgcgcgcgccgacgctaacgcccgatgcgcccctctcgcgtagataaagagaaacgaaaccaaaactgctgcaaactGGCTAAAAAGGCCAGATCAACAAGTTAGAGACGCGACGGACCTTCAGAAACAAGCTGTACTTGAATATTATTGCGCAAACTCGGAAGCAAAGCTCGCTAGTGAGTAGCAGGTGTCGTTTTCATGTAATTATCACAGCCAAAATTTATTACCTCGCAAAACGGACGACACAATTTGATCATTGACTTCTTAGGAACCGTTTGATATCAAAATGTTGATAATAACGGAGCACAAACACGAGCAGCGCATTTTTTTCCCGAGTGtggcagccacgcccccttttccagtaacacatgcgcattcgttcgcgaaaaactccgtcaaaaatcgcaacgtcgtcagagcgggaaaatttaaacggattgtagaagagcagtcccagaactaaacgtgagatgctgcagcatgcacgggaaaaatttttaacgcgtcgaAATCGGCAGCTATTTtcgtcgatcaccggtgatcgatttgaataggcatggtaacgaaagagttaagaaaaaaagaagaatctaACACCTTCCCACAAGACGTCTGGTTTTCCAAAAAGAATTCGCTCTGACACTCCACACTCTCTATTCTCTACCGTTTCTTCGCGTTCTCTGCCGACGCTTTTGCGTTTTCCTCGCTAACTTGCTTTGCACCTTGCGTTAGCGGCTTATTGTAGCCCGTGTACGAGCGTAAGTAAAAGTTCACAAACAGACACAGTATGAGGAATGTCTGGGTGTTGGCGACGTACACAGCTGGTCTCGGAAATCCGCACTCGACGAACAGGGGCACGGACATGTGCgcgatgatgacgatgaactGGACTATCTGAAGTGTCGTGAGGTACCGCTTCCACCACAGatacctgcgcatgcgcgggccgAAGCTGGCCAGGAAGTAGTACGTGTACATCACTATGTGCACGAAGGTGTTAAGCGCTATGCCGAGTGCCGGCTGACCTGCGGGCGCGAAGCGACCGTAGAACCAGATGTTGACCACGACGATAGTGTGGTGGATAACGTGCAGGTGGGTCACTTGGTTGAACTTCTTGCGCAGAACAAAGAACACGGTGTCGAGGAGGTCCGCGTAGCGCCACGCGATGAATATCCAGGCGTACTTGTAGTACTTGAGGTGCTCTTCCGGGAAGCTTCCCGTGATTCCCTGGCACCACAGGTTGTACGACCCACCCGGCAGGTACGTCGGGATGAGGAGCATGACGAGGGAGACGCTGTTCACGGCTATCATGGCGACGTTGTAAACACGTATTACGTTTATGATGCGAAACGGTTCCCTCTTCTGCATCCAACGCGGTCCGGAAACCTTGACGAAGTAGAGATAAGCCGCCACCATGGGGAACACGAAGAAAGGATTGAGCACGACGGGATAATCCCTCGTTCTGGGATCCGAGATGGAATACAGCTTTTGAAGAAGGAACGACAGGCCAAAGCTCAGCGTCATTTCTTCCTGTGGTGGTTGAACTTCCTGAAATAAGAGGTGACAAGATATTAAAGATGTTGAGGAGAAACAGATGACTTTGACTTCAAGGCATCATGCAATGGCGTAAAAGTGTCCGGCTGCTATTTTTAGATGCGCAATTTAAGCTTTGCCGTGCTATTATAACTATCTCCTCtttcgttaaaggggccctgcgacacaatttgagcatgtctttttcatcggttcttctggtactgtggaatgcaccgatattgttgcgcatgtggcaacgccgaaatcgaagcggttataattttaattcacgggataaaccaaggaggtttaaaaaaaattctggagtggaagctctcgcaacgccttgccagcacaagtgaagccagcttttgcccaccaaagagctcggaaacatgctcttttctggtggtgcctactaagagatcaaatggctttgatctctcagtataaatactacgttaattataaaataaaggatagttgttgccgacaaaagtaacccgtcgagtggagtattggcgattgatctccaataaaatttgccatgactttgaggcttactgatgaaaactagtaacacaaacacacgcttgcagcagtatctgacccgtagaagttgccatattaaactcgtctggcgtgcgtggaaaacgctcgcttttctTCGCCAAACGCAGATGAtatatcgtgcccctactaagatggcggccgcagccgccatcttttggtgggcacggcttcactcttgcgcaataatcgccactacagcaattttttttaacctccttgggatAAACTACCTTCgtttcgcactatggcgacacacatcggctatttctgttacaggaagtgacgtgatgtcatgtgacagtgacgacaaagaccgttcgtttttgattggcttgacgcgacacgtgacgtgcaatattcatatggtggaagctaggccatattacggaggcctaagaggaacaaaccccttttttatgctttctcagaaacaaatgattcctgtttctatgtgatatattttcaaaacaacgaacacgacgcttgGTGCGCTGTGGAATGTTAATCatacgatactcttccgcgttttgtcttttgcggcatcgagcgacaccggccacaccggcacctgcgaaacacgcaacgctcagttcggcacgatgctgtcaacgaaaaaaaaaaaattctaaacgcttaccggccgacgccttccgcgtcatcgggcgtagcgtttcgtctgggcccatggagccatcttcgcgttgcgcggggggctcagcgacgcactttctgttttcaatggcgtgcacgacatgcaagcaatcgctgcgtcgcaagagctcgcgctcgaggtctgtttgGTCTTCCacactcattttgtgcactgcacaacaaatcatgggagcgtctgctagctgacacACGTGGTTTGTcttaagcatggtaacaacgccgtcaaaaagaggggtagtaatgtactgtgtgaaggccaccatgaggtgacatttccggtatgtctttataagacgcgcgcggtgattggaaccggtctttgacgtcagcgggagagtgaaattcgaaaaaaaaaacgtttctcgtcgtcgtctgcttgagttttgaactgtgaggactaataacttcacttttcgtgcaccaatttgcataattatttttgcgttcgtctcggcattcataactacacgcatctgcggtgctaaataaggcagtcgcaaaagtgtcgcagggcccctttaagtactcATCAACAATGCTGTTCCGCAGCAAAAGTGTTACGTCAGCTTTCAGTTGCCCTACTCTCACGTTACTTTTATCGTAATATCACGGAATATTGGCTAGATAATTTACGTGTAGGCCTAAATAAGAGCAAGCATTTCTAATTTTCAATGTTCATTCGCAGAAGCGATAAAACGCACCTCTGAACGAGGAGGCCGATAAAAAGGCACGCATGCATGACAGAGAGTCATTCTGAGATCGCACAATAGAAGAAGCTTGAATGAAGTCCATCATGAATGTGTGTACCATGCCTCCAGGTGTTGGCCACCGCAGCTGAAGGTGCTAGTGCCGAACTGACGTAATCTTAATTCATTTCCTCGAATGGAACGACCTTCCCACCTCCATCGTAGATAATCCCGAGAACACATTTTTTACGCCTCAATCTCAAGTATTCCAAACGAAACAGAAGCTCAGGGGAAGTGGAGGATTCAAACGATCAGAAATCGTTGAACACGAATGtcaagaggacttgtcttcgtcagggtaGAAGTCGCTACCCTGACGAAGAGTAGGGCTCCTGTCGAAGCGTTGGCTCCGGTGAGATTTCCTGTTCAACGTATTCTCATTCATTAATCTATTGCGTAATATAAATAAGCCACACTCCTCTAACTTCAATGGCCTTTGGAGGCTTTTTAAATAAACGAACAAGTACATAAAAGAAACTAGTCATgtaaaaaagtaaggacaggaaaAGTATGCGATGTATTCACTTAAATTTTGCTCTACATCCGCATTACACCATAACTACACAAAAGAGTAAGAAATCGAGGTGTTAAGCTGAAACCTCACTGCAAACCGAATGCTTATgtgcagtaagaaaaaaaaaacgtatttgaCACTGTAACGAACAACCACCACAATAAAGGAGTAAGTTGCATTCGAGTTTGTTATAAAAGATCAGTTAATATTTTTACTCAACTTAACACACCGATCATATTAGCATACGAATTGCGCTAGGGTGATGGTTCAGAAAACCTACCTTCGTATGAAATTTCCTTGAATATTTTGGTTTGTTTTGGGTCATGATATTTGTACTTCTTCATGTAGAATGACATATGTTTTAACAATGTTCGAGCTATTAGAAAATGCACCAGGCGACAAAATAGGGTTGTAAATGCGTGACAAGGGCTTAGTCTGTAGATTCAGCAATGGCAGTGTTGTGCCTGACGAGGAAGGGAGCTTCAGAATGATTTAGGCGAGCAGTGAGACAAGTCAAGTAGGGAAGCAATCCACGGTTCCTTTCGCTGCTCGAATGGCATACTGGTTGGGTTGAGAGACCATGAATCATAGGAGGAAGTGGGCAAGCAAAGGCAGTCAGAACGCAGCAGAgaaaaggaaaaggcaccagcgcCCGAGAGTTTATATTCCACACGATAAATGACGCGTATGGCATATTACAGAAGGTGTAATGCTCAACGAGGCAGTTAGTAGGCTAGGGTAATTGAAGGACGATAGCCAGTATAAGACGTGGCCATCAGTCGCAACACTGAAGTGGCGTCCGTAAAGGTAAGCACAGAATTTGCCGACTGCTGAAATAATCGCCAAACATTCATTTTTCTTTACGGAATATTTTTACTTTGCCTTCGGTATAGGAGCGGCTGATATAGGCGACAACATACTCGTAAAAGCCCTCTTTGTGTTGGGCGAGTTGCACTAACTCCGACACCATCTGGATttcagttataataataatatctggggtttaacgtcccaaaaccacgatatgattatgagagacgccgtagtggagggctccggggatttcgaccacctggggttctttaacgtgcacctaaatctaagtacacgggcctcaaacattttcgcctccatcgaaaatgcagccgccgcggccgggattcgatcccgcgaccttcgagtcagcagccgagcgccataaccactagaccaccgtggcggggcatctgGATTTCAGTTGGCGTGGGATAAAAGTGGCGAAGTTCTGACGTGAGGAGCTGGTGGAATGTCGTAGAATGACTCATAACACCTTGTATTACAAGCCGAAAGGGAAGCGCCGCCGGCGAAATTCAAAATGTTGGCAACCATTGGGGCACTTCTTTCTTCAATTACAAAACTTGCTCATTTATCAAAGGATGATAACGTGAGTTGATGTGAAAAACGACCGGGCAAAAATTATATTTTACGTACGTTCCTAAACAGCCACTACTGAAAATCGCAGGAACAAAGCAATGTGTTCTTCAGTTTATGAAATTCAATTCAAATCAATTGAATAATAAAAACCACGCAAAAACATGCTAAGTGTTATACTAATACAACATTGCTCTGAGTAAAAATTACGCTTTCAAAGCAGATCATCTAAATTACGCATTACTAAATTACGCATCATCTAAATTACGCATTATGGTCCAAGACAATTTTCTTTTCTTAGAAGGAAGACGACTTTTAAAAAAGACACTCTGTTGACCTCAAAAGCCATGTTTTCTGCTCTAGCTTTGCACACCTTATAAGAGCACGTTCGAATATTTCTTACGAATGGATACTCGCCCAGTGGTCTGCCTGAGGAAATTATTCAAATCAAACAATCTCGCTGCCCCATGTCTTTCTGTATTTACATGTTGCAGCGTTTCAGACATCTATTAAGCAATCCTCTAATCTGGGTTCAAATTAATTGTCTATTTCGAACGAGTTACAGCATAGTTAAGCGAACTTGTATTCTGAACATATCTAACGTGGCCTTCCAGAGCGAAGAATTTTGGTGACAAGGAACATATGTGTCTGCATTGTTATGAACGACAGCTCATAGCACATTGCAAACTACATTACTTTAATTGAAGAGcagtttctctctgtctcttgtgCAACGCAAAACAAAAAGAGACTAAAGCTCAGCATAAGCGGTAGCAATGAGCCTAGTATAATCACGTACACAACCAACCTGCAAATATGAAAAACCATTCAGCATCGGCCCAAGACGAATCGTTCCGAGCGCCACTTAGCGCATGTTATCACTTCCATCGATGTTAGGCTCCTTCAGTAGCTGTCCCGTGATAAAGCAGTATAGTCGTGTCATTGACGTGCTGTTCTTGTTGATTATTAATGTTATGTTCCGGGCTTCTGTAATTACGCGTCACTCTTCATCGACAACGCTTGTAATCTTGAACATACGAAGAACCTTTTTAGCACCGCGAGGAGACAGCTTGTTGCAGCTGCTGCTGACTGTGTTTGTTCATTCTCGTCGATGTCGGGTTTCATTTATAGCTGTCTCGAAGTGACGTAGTGCCGACGTGGAATAAACGCAGTGGTTGGCTTTTAGGCTTAGGGCTTTTCGTATGATGCATCGCCAGCCGTCGACGGCGCCCGTTAAATCCCGCAAATATGAATAATCTTTAGCTCCCATCCTAGACAGCAAGTTGCCGCAGCTGCCGAGTGC
This window of the Rhipicephalus sanguineus isolate Rsan-2018 chromosome 2, BIME_Rsan_1.4, whole genome shotgun sequence genome carries:
- the LOC119383327 gene encoding elongation of very long chain fatty acids protein AAEL008004, which codes for MTLSFGLSFLLQKLYSISDPRTRDYPVVLNPFFVFPMVAAYLYFVKVSGPRWMQKREPFRIINVIRVYNVAMIAVNSVSLVMLLIPTYLPGGSYNLWCQGITGSFPEEHLKYYKYAWIFIAWRYADLLDTVFFVLRKKFNQVTHLHVIHHTIVVVNIWFYGRFAPAGQPALGIALNTFVHIVMYTYYFLASFGPRMRRYLWWKRYLTTLQIVQFIVIIAHMSVPLFVECGFPRPAVYVANTQTFLILCLFVNFYLRSYTGYNKPLTQGAKQVSEENAKASAENAKKR